A stretch of Alkalicella caledoniensis DNA encodes these proteins:
- a CDS encoding glycosyltransferase family 4 protein: MKILVVAQYYYPEQFRTNDICKQLVQDGHAVTVLTGIPNYPQGKFYDGYGIFKNREEVHEGVNIIRTFLIPRGNNKIQLALNYFSFVIAGWFKALSLLKYDFDCVFVYETSPITMALPAIYIKKKKKIPLIMYVTDLWPENVQAAGGINNKKILGMIGIVVDYIYNSCDKILVSSKNFIEAVSNRGHNKNKIEFWPQYAEELYTDKNVADESELDDIPGGFNIMFTGNIGQAQGLDIAIEAAEILKDQLDINWVFIGDGSAKIQLQKQVKKKKLENNFKFISKKPVELMPLYLAKADAAFLSLKDDPVFSMTLPAKLQSYMASGIPILASINGEAANTVLEARAGLVNNAGNAAELAKNVLTLYNMSNEERKMLGKNARDFFEVNYKKTLLMDKFYKILNDQICISDSI, encoded by the coding sequence ATGAAAATACTTGTAGTCGCTCAATACTACTATCCAGAACAATTTCGCACTAATGATATTTGTAAACAATTAGTACAAGATGGACATGCAGTCACTGTTCTTACTGGTATTCCTAATTATCCCCAAGGCAAATTTTATGATGGGTACGGGATATTTAAAAACAGGGAAGAAGTACACGAAGGTGTTAATATTATAAGGACCTTCTTGATACCCAGGGGCAATAACAAAATTCAACTAGCTCTAAACTACTTTTCCTTTGTTATAGCAGGTTGGTTCAAAGCACTAAGTTTACTAAAGTATGACTTTGATTGCGTGTTTGTGTACGAAACATCTCCAATAACAATGGCTTTACCAGCAATATATATTAAAAAGAAAAAGAAGATACCATTAATAATGTATGTAACAGATTTATGGCCTGAGAATGTTCAAGCTGCAGGCGGAATAAATAATAAGAAAATACTTGGGATGATAGGTATAGTAGTAGACTATATTTATAACTCCTGTGACAAGATATTAGTTTCATCAAAAAATTTTATAGAGGCAGTTTCTAATAGGGGACATAACAAAAATAAGATAGAATTTTGGCCTCAATATGCTGAGGAACTATACACTGATAAAAACGTAGCTGATGAAAGTGAGCTGGATGATATCCCTGGTGGTTTTAATATTATGTTTACAGGAAATATAGGACAAGCCCAAGGACTAGATATTGCAATTGAGGCAGCAGAAATCTTAAAAGATCAATTAGACATAAACTGGGTTTTTATCGGTGATGGTAGTGCTAAAATTCAACTTCAAAAGCAAGTAAAGAAGAAAAAATTAGAGAACAATTTTAAGTTTATTTCTAAAAAGCCGGTGGAGCTTATGCCATTATATCTTGCAAAGGCTGACGCGGCTTTTCTATCCTTAAAAGATGATCCTGTTTTTTCTATGACTTTGCCAGCTAAGCTACAGTCGTATATGGCATCTGGTATACCAATATTAGCTTCTATTAATGGGGAAGCTGCAAATACAGTCTTAGAAGCAAGAGCAGGTTTAGTAAATAATGCAGGTAACGCTGCAGAATTAGCAAAGAATGTACTGACCTTATATAATATGTCAAATGAAGAACGTAAAATGCTGGGAAAAAATGCTCGAGATTTTTTCGAGGTTAACTATAAAAAAACCCTTCTAATGGATAAGTTTTATAAAATTCTAAATGATCAAATTTGTATATCTGATAGCATATAA
- a CDS encoding sugar transferase, with protein MIYLNYNPVFKRLLDILLSLTSLLFFWPLFIIIAILIRIDSKGPIIFRQKRYGQDKNHFYILKFRTMCMETPSDMPTHKLDNPDACITRVGKILRKTSLDELPQLLNILKGEMSIIGPRPVVLCEHDVIRERDKYGANDIKPGITGWAQINGRDELSAYEKAKFDGEYTSQVSFYNDFKIFLKTIFYVIKREGVREGSQDITSPQPNMQLIVNKPLNKKKSINNTPIQTMEKQASVR; from the coding sequence ATGATTTACTTGAATTACAATCCAGTTTTTAAAAGGCTACTTGACATCTTACTATCATTAACATCACTTTTGTTTTTTTGGCCACTGTTTATCATTATTGCAATACTAATTCGGATTGACTCTAAGGGGCCAATTATATTTAGACAAAAAAGATATGGTCAAGACAAAAACCATTTTTACATATTGAAATTCAGGACAATGTGTATGGAAACACCTAGTGATATGCCAACACATAAGCTAGATAACCCAGATGCATGTATAACTAGGGTAGGGAAAATTTTGCGTAAAACAAGTTTAGACGAACTTCCGCAATTATTAAATATTTTAAAGGGTGAAATGAGTATAATAGGGCCTCGACCTGTAGTGCTATGTGAACATGATGTTATTAGAGAAAGAGATAAATACGGTGCCAATGATATTAAACCTGGAATTACTGGCTGGGCACAAATTAACGGGCGAGATGAATTGTCAGCATATGAAAAAGCAAAATTTGATGGAGAATATACAAGCCAAGTATCTTTCTATAATGACTTTAAAATCTTTTTGAAAACTATTTTCTATGTAATTAAAAGAGAAGGAGTAAGAGAAGGTTCTCAAGACATTACTTCACCACAACCTAATATGCAACTGATCGTAAATAAACCTTTAAACAAAAAGAAATCTATAAATAACACCCCTATACAAACCATGGAGAAGCAAGCAAGCGTAAGATAA
- a CDS encoding LCP family protein — protein MTRSRVDKSKTKKIKIFNKEFTKKQIVLIVTAIVLVPLLVYGGTIGVRLWNIYSTISKDIDDFEGIDPSDLDVEEVEGDEIPEDEIDFIKYTDDPIYEQRSPKDPNKLNILLIGTDAVGGQGGHRADTIMVVQFDKTTNKSAILSIPRDTFVKIPGRKYDKINHSYAFGGPRLLKETIEGFLDIHIDHYAQVGFDGFGKIVDSLGGIPVNVQHDMIDSQGGHMVFSKGNHHMNGDQVLTYVRARYLTIGGSDFGRIKRQQEIMVTIFGSIRNNFSLNRTLNMLEAMSPFLRTDVTPTTVMSNWTNFTSVNPSAIELETLQGEGFIYKRIYYYRVPIIDARATMSQLTN, from the coding sequence ATGACCAGAAGTAGGGTTGATAAATCCAAAACAAAGAAGATAAAAATTTTCAACAAAGAATTTACAAAAAAACAAATAGTACTTATTGTAACAGCAATTGTATTAGTACCACTGCTAGTTTATGGTGGTACAATAGGAGTAAGATTATGGAATATTTATAGTACTATATCTAAAGATATTGATGATTTCGAAGGCATAGACCCAAGTGATTTAGATGTAGAAGAAGTAGAAGGGGATGAAATTCCTGAGGATGAAATTGATTTTATAAAATATACTGATGATCCTATATACGAGCAAAGGAGCCCTAAGGATCCTAACAAATTAAATATACTACTTATTGGAACAGATGCTGTAGGTGGGCAAGGTGGGCATAGAGCAGACACAATAATGGTAGTTCAATTCGATAAAACAACTAATAAATCAGCTATTTTATCAATACCAAGGGATACCTTTGTGAAAATTCCAGGGCGGAAATATGACAAAATAAATCACTCATACGCTTTTGGGGGTCCAAGGTTATTAAAAGAAACAATAGAAGGTTTTTTAGATATTCATATTGATCATTATGCTCAAGTAGGGTTCGATGGTTTCGGAAAAATTGTCGATTCTTTAGGAGGAATACCTGTAAATGTCCAGCATGACATGATTGACTCTCAGGGGGGGCATATGGTATTTAGCAAGGGAAATCATCATATGAACGGAGATCAAGTTCTGACCTATGTAAGGGCTAGATACCTTACTATAGGTGGTAGTGATTTCGGTAGAATTAAAAGACAGCAAGAGATTATGGTTACAATTTTTGGTAGTATTAGAAATAACTTTTCTCTTAACAGAACACTGAATATGCTTGAAGCTATGAGTCCATTTTTAAGAACTGATGTAACGCCAACAACTGTAATGAGTAACTGGACTAACTTTACCAGTGTAAACCCTAGTGCAATAGAATTAGAAACGCTACAAGGTGAAGGGTTTATTTATAAACGCATATACTATTATCGGGTTCCTATAATTGACGCCAGAGCTACTATGAGCCAATTAACTAACTAA
- the mnmA gene encoding tRNA 2-thiouridine(34) synthase MnmA codes for MTAANEKTKVVIGMSGGVDSSVAALLLKEQGYDVIGIFMKNWEEKDENGVCTSTADYEDVRKVCSQIGIPYYTVNFEKEYWDRVFQYFLDEYKKGRTPNPDVMCNKEIKFKAFLDYALKIGAQYLATGHYAQVDHIDGEYKLIRGADDNKDQTYFLNTLGQYELSKTLFPVGHLNKKDLRDIAKKAGLATATKKDSTGICFIGEKNFKEFLSNYLPAKRGEMRTLDGELKGKHDGLMYYTLGQRKGLGIGGQGTGEPWFVVGKDLVKNILYVEQGTDHPKLYSKGLYATDMHFVSDKGVPQTFKCTAKIRYRQKDQKCTVIMKENNTCEIIFDEPVRAVTPGQAVVLYQDQYCLGGGIIDKIYK; via the coding sequence ATGACCGCAGCAAACGAAAAAACAAAAGTAGTAATAGGCATGTCCGGCGGAGTAGACTCCTCCGTAGCAGCACTACTACTAAAAGAACAAGGCTATGACGTCATAGGCATATTCATGAAAAACTGGGAAGAAAAAGACGAAAACGGCGTATGCACATCAACAGCCGACTACGAAGACGTACGAAAAGTATGCAGCCAAATAGGCATCCCATACTACACAGTCAACTTCGAAAAAGAATACTGGGACAGAGTATTCCAATACTTCCTAGACGAATACAAAAAAGGAAGAACCCCAAACCCAGACGTCATGTGCAACAAAGAAATAAAATTCAAAGCATTCCTAGACTATGCACTTAAAATAGGGGCACAGTACCTAGCAACAGGACACTATGCCCAAGTAGACCATATAGATGGAGAATACAAACTAATCCGAGGTGCAGACGACAACAAAGACCAAACATACTTCCTAAACACCTTAGGACAATACGAACTATCCAAAACCCTTTTCCCAGTGGGTCACCTAAACAAAAAAGACCTTAGGGACATAGCAAAAAAAGCAGGACTTGCCACAGCCACTAAAAAAGACAGTACAGGTATCTGCTTCATAGGAGAAAAGAACTTTAAAGAATTCCTGTCTAACTACCTACCAGCAAAACGTGGGGAAATGAGAACCCTAGACGGAGAACTTAAAGGCAAACACGACGGCCTAATGTACTACACCCTAGGCCAAAGAAAAGGCTTAGGAATAGGTGGACAAGGTACAGGAGAACCATGGTTTGTAGTTGGCAAAGACCTAGTGAAAAACATCCTATACGTAGAACAAGGCACAGACCACCCAAAACTGTACTCCAAAGGCCTATACGCCACAGACATGCACTTTGTCTCTGACAAAGGAGTTCCACAAACATTCAAGTGTACAGCAAAAATACGCTACAGACAAAAAGACCAAAAATGTACAGTTATAATGAAAGAAAACAACACCTGTGAAATAATCTTTGACGAACCAGTAAGAGCAGTAACACCGGGACAGGCCGTGGTACTATACCAAGACCAGTACTGCCTAGGTGGGGGGATAATAGACAAAATTTACAAATAG
- a CDS encoding GxxExxY protein: MLLYEKLSGQIINAAIEVHSILGTGLLEKSYERALIHELSIRGLKCINQVPIKLEYKNIDIGQYFADIIVEDKIILELKCVSTLNNEHMAQTIHYVNTTNYNLALLINFGSKKLEFKRILKTTD, translated from the coding sequence ATGCTACTATACGAAAAACTCTCAGGCCAAATAATAAACGCTGCAATAGAAGTACATAGCATACTAGGAACAGGACTCCTAGAAAAATCATACGAAAGAGCACTAATCCACGAACTATCAATTAGAGGACTAAAATGCATCAATCAAGTACCAATAAAATTAGAATATAAAAATATAGACATAGGACAATACTTCGCCGATATCATAGTAGAAGACAAAATAATCCTAGAACTAAAATGTGTATCAACCCTAAACAACGAACACATGGCCCAAACAATCCACTACGTAAACACAACAAACTACAACCTAGCCCTACTAATAAACTTTGGCTCTAAAAAACTAGAATTCAAAAGAATCCTTAAAACAACTGATTAA
- a CDS encoding phosphopentomutase, producing the protein MKRLILLVIDSLGVGYMDDVAEVRPQDIGANTFKHILDNAVDFNIPTLELLGINNILNHPKLKKTTPVASYGTMNLQHQGADSYAGHQEIMGTYPKAPNIAPFKEYIQEVKNALEQRGYKTIIPDPTQPYIKVEDHIVIADNIETDYGQIYNLTAALDHISFEKVLEIANIVRQIVKVNRVIALGGEAITIKDIENSIETRKDGLTGVNSPKSGVYKKGYNVRHIGYGVNPNTQISTILTENNKEVTLIGKMQDVITCEKATKKPAVETQLVMELILKAMKTTKEGLIAATVQETDLAGHSQDPQKYAEIIMIIDKHLKTIIEKMTTQDTLIITADHGNDPTIGHSQHTREKTPLLLYNKNTKPQNLGTRKTLSDIAATIAHIFNTAPPEHGTPFQNH; encoded by the coding sequence ATGAAAAGATTAATACTACTAGTTATAGATAGCTTAGGTGTAGGATACATGGATGATGTAGCTGAAGTTAGACCCCAAGACATAGGTGCTAACACCTTCAAACACATCCTAGACAACGCAGTAGATTTTAACATACCTACATTAGAACTATTAGGTATAAATAACATACTTAATCACCCTAAACTAAAAAAAACCACCCCAGTGGCAAGCTACGGCACCATGAACCTACAACATCAAGGTGCTGACAGCTATGCAGGCCATCAAGAAATCATGGGGACATACCCAAAGGCCCCAAATATAGCTCCATTTAAAGAATATATACAAGAAGTAAAAAATGCCCTAGAACAAAGAGGGTATAAAACTATAATTCCAGACCCAACACAACCCTATATTAAAGTAGAAGACCATATTGTAATAGCAGACAACATCGAAACAGACTACGGACAAATCTACAACCTTACAGCAGCCCTGGACCATATATCCTTTGAAAAAGTACTTGAGATAGCAAACATCGTGAGGCAAATAGTAAAGGTCAATAGGGTAATAGCCTTAGGTGGAGAAGCTATAACCATAAAAGATATCGAAAATAGTATTGAAACAAGGAAAGATGGACTTACAGGTGTCAATTCACCTAAATCTGGAGTATACAAAAAAGGATATAACGTAAGGCACATAGGTTATGGTGTAAATCCAAACACACAAATAAGCACCATACTAACAGAAAACAACAAAGAAGTAACCCTGATAGGTAAAATGCAGGATGTAATAACCTGTGAAAAAGCCACAAAAAAGCCAGCAGTGGAAACTCAGCTGGTAATGGAACTTATTTTAAAAGCCATGAAAACAACAAAAGAAGGGCTAATAGCAGCAACTGTCCAAGAAACAGACCTAGCAGGACACAGCCAAGACCCTCAAAAATACGCAGAAATAATAATGATAATAGATAAACACCTAAAAACCATCATAGAAAAAATGACAACCCAAGATACACTAATAATAACAGCAGATCATGGCAACGACCCAACAATAGGCCACAGCCAACACACAAGGGAAAAAACCCCATTACTACTCTACAACAAAAACACCAAACCCCAAAACCTTGGCACAAGAAAAACCCTATCAGACATAGCAGCAACAATAGCCCACATCTTCAACACCGCCCCCCCAGAACACGGAACACCCTTCCAAAACCACTAA
- a CDS encoding YhfX family PLP-dependent enzyme, with protein sequence MFLKKLQKTNPQLIQTALELHQSGQIEPNTYILDLDSIIENTKSIVETARENNIDLYMMTKQIGRNPIVANAIAQNGIKKAVAVDPWEALALNKAGIELGNVGHLVQIPSSMLKSIIQLKPEVITVYSVQKAMEISNICKEIGQNQKLLLKVVGPNDTIYDGQLGGFKEEEILEAAKTIQQLENISIAGVTAFPSFLYSPDTGSIEKTENAHTLMRTVDILQNELGIKLEQINAPSATSSYTIPFLKKMGATHGEPGHALTGTTPLHGYKEQKEKIAMVYVSEISHKFDNKAFVYGGGFYSRSQLEGALVGREYQKLMDNFLKGMENDPGAIDYYGTLNLEDKKVDIGDTAIYCFRTQIFVTRSKVAVVEGIQKGAPKLLGIYDNLGTKIR encoded by the coding sequence ATGTTTCTAAAAAAACTTCAAAAAACTAATCCCCAACTAATCCAAACTGCCTTGGAACTACATCAAAGCGGGCAAATTGAACCGAACACATACATCTTAGACCTAGATTCAATAATCGAAAACACCAAAAGTATAGTAGAAACTGCCAGGGAAAACAACATAGATTTATACATGATGACAAAACAAATAGGAAGAAACCCCATTGTGGCAAATGCCATAGCCCAAAACGGTATAAAAAAAGCTGTGGCCGTTGACCCTTGGGAAGCATTAGCACTTAATAAAGCAGGTATAGAACTTGGTAATGTAGGACATCTAGTTCAAATTCCCAGCAGTATGCTTAAAAGTATAATTCAACTAAAGCCAGAGGTTATCACAGTATACTCAGTTCAAAAAGCCATGGAAATCTCAAATATCTGTAAAGAAATTGGCCAAAACCAGAAACTACTCCTCAAAGTAGTGGGGCCAAATGATACAATCTACGACGGTCAGTTAGGTGGCTTCAAGGAAGAGGAAATCCTAGAAGCAGCAAAAACAATACAACAACTAGAAAACATATCTATTGCTGGTGTTACAGCATTTCCATCCTTTCTATATAGTCCTGACACAGGTAGCATAGAAAAAACAGAAAATGCCCATACCCTAATGCGCACAGTGGATATCCTGCAAAATGAGCTTGGGATAAAACTTGAGCAGATCAATGCACCCAGCGCCACGTCATCTTACACCATACCCTTCCTTAAAAAAATGGGTGCCACCCACGGAGAACCAGGCCATGCTCTGACAGGTACAACTCCATTGCACGGTTACAAAGAACAAAAAGAAAAAATCGCCATGGTCTATGTAAGTGAGATATCCCATAAATTCGACAACAAAGCCTTCGTGTACGGAGGAGGCTTTTATAGTAGATCTCAACTAGAAGGAGCTCTAGTGGGAAGAGAGTACCAAAAATTAATGGATAACTTCCTAAAAGGTATGGAAAATGACCCTGGAGCCATAGACTATTACGGCACATTAAATCTAGAAGATAAAAAAGTGGATATAGGGGATACTGCCATCTACTGTTTTAGAACACAAATATTTGTAACAAGGAGCAAAGTAGCGGTAGTTGAAGGTATCCAAAAAGGAGCACCAAAGCTCCTTGGTATATACGATAACCTAGGTACAAAAATAAGATAG
- a CDS encoding aminotransferase class V-fold PLP-dependent enzyme, protein METYPIKTIDIEQAKQLQFKLVDIIHQHFRGDEFLQAGDYGVVPGLGKPHQTTKVEKVLAQFFDSEAAILLRGAGTGAIRNVFNTTVKPNDKIIVHKAPIYPTTKVIIESMGLHVQYLDFNDLDNINEEKINTTNFALIQYSRQQMKDSYDIQLVIKKLKEVNKNITILTDDNYVVMKTQKIGAQLGADASAFSLFKLLGPEGVGCVVGKQEIIDKIKRHNYSGGSQVQGFEAMEALRALVYAPVSLAIQGEEGNKIIQRLNQGEAQGVKKAFIANAQSRVILVELENPVAKQVLQHCNELGGAPHPVGAESKYEITSMFYRVSGTFLESDPSLEHYMIRINPMRSGADTVIRILKAAIELSNKKGE, encoded by the coding sequence ATGGAAACATACCCCATAAAAACCATAGATATAGAACAAGCTAAACAACTACAATTTAAGCTAGTGGATATAATCCATCAGCACTTTAGAGGAGATGAATTCCTGCAGGCAGGAGACTATGGAGTAGTCCCTGGATTAGGCAAACCCCATCAAACAACTAAAGTAGAAAAAGTCCTTGCTCAATTCTTTGACAGTGAAGCAGCTATACTTTTAAGGGGTGCTGGAACCGGCGCCATCAGAAATGTATTTAATACAACTGTAAAACCCAATGATAAAATAATAGTTCATAAGGCCCCAATCTACCCAACAACCAAAGTAATAATAGAATCAATGGGACTACATGTACAATACCTAGACTTTAATGACCTAGACAATATAAATGAAGAAAAAATAAACACAACGAATTTTGCATTGATTCAATACTCTAGGCAGCAAATGAAGGACAGTTATGATATACAATTGGTAATTAAAAAGCTAAAAGAAGTAAATAAAAATATAACAATCCTCACAGATGACAACTATGTAGTTATGAAAACACAGAAGATTGGAGCCCAGCTAGGTGCTGACGCATCTGCCTTTTCGTTATTTAAGCTACTAGGCCCTGAAGGTGTTGGATGTGTAGTGGGCAAACAAGAAATCATAGATAAAATAAAAAGACACAACTACTCAGGGGGTAGCCAAGTACAAGGATTCGAAGCAATGGAGGCATTACGAGCACTTGTATATGCTCCAGTATCCCTAGCCATCCAAGGAGAAGAAGGTAATAAGATAATACAAAGACTAAATCAAGGTGAAGCACAAGGTGTAAAAAAGGCCTTCATAGCCAATGCCCAATCTAGGGTTATACTAGTTGAGCTAGAAAACCCAGTGGCAAAACAAGTTCTGCAACATTGTAATGAACTAGGTGGAGCACCACACCCTGTAGGTGCTGAATCCAAATACGAGATAACTTCTATGTTTTATAGGGTATCTGGGACATTTTTAGAATCAGACCCATCCTTAGAACACTATATGATAAGAATAAATCCAATGCGCTCTGGAGCAGACACAGTCATAAGGATACTAAAAGCAGCCATAGAACTATCAAACAAGAAAGGGGAATAG
- a CDS encoding phosphotriesterase family protein produces the protein MITTITGQITNSGKTYIHEHLKINLSGHKKDPDTNFDDLEKVTLELSTLKHDGIETIVDVTNRGMGRDIHAMLQVSETTGLNIIASTGFYKEPFLPDYVYQQSDKELIKLLLEDIEIGIDGTTAKAHVLGEVGTSHNTITPVEERLLKLISQIHCQTGKPIFTHTTLGTMALEQLELLKNWGVDTEKVLVGHLDLSSDLDYHLRVADSGCFLGFDTVGKLNYQPDETRVKIISELIKRGHQDQIVLSQDLTRKSHLKENGGIGYSYLYNNFIPKLIEEGITEQTIEKFLIQNPCKLLNT, from the coding sequence ATGATAACTACCATTACAGGACAAATAACAAATTCAGGAAAAACATATATCCATGAGCACCTTAAAATAAATCTGTCTGGACACAAAAAAGACCCAGATACAAACTTTGATGACCTTGAAAAAGTTACACTAGAATTATCCACACTAAAACATGATGGTATAGAAACAATAGTGGATGTCACAAACAGGGGCATGGGGCGAGATATCCATGCGATGCTTCAAGTGTCTGAAACCACAGGACTAAACATCATAGCAAGTACTGGGTTTTATAAAGAGCCCTTTTTACCTGACTACGTATACCAACAAAGTGACAAAGAACTCATAAAACTATTACTAGAAGATATTGAAATAGGTATAGATGGCACAACAGCCAAAGCCCATGTACTAGGGGAAGTAGGAACAAGCCATAACACTATAACACCTGTGGAAGAGAGGCTATTAAAACTAATATCCCAAATACACTGCCAAACAGGTAAACCCATATTTACTCACACAACCCTGGGAACCATGGCCTTAGAACAACTGGAGCTACTAAAAAACTGGGGAGTAGACACCGAAAAAGTACTTGTAGGTCACTTAGATCTATCCAGTGATTTAGACTATCACCTAAGGGTGGCTGACAGTGGATGTTTCTTAGGATTTGACACAGTAGGAAAGCTAAACTACCAACCAGATGAAACCCGAGTAAAAATAATCTCAGAACTAATAAAAAGAGGACACCAAGATCAAATAGTACTATCCCAAGACCTTACACGCAAATCACACCTAAAAGAAAACGGCGGAATCGGGTACAGCTATTTATACAATAACTTCATACCTAAACTTATAGAAGAAGGAATAACTGAACAAACAATAGAAAAATTCCTAATCCAAAATCCTTGCAAACTACTAAACACATAA
- a CDS encoding amidase family protein, whose protein sequence is MGIDNLLDQVLKISKATDKAQTQLNKTVNYYRKSIMDDAVNTLRKNPKANIKLFGIKDTNQIPTSFIEKLQQTEGFIFHTVDTMAEGGRAIDIKLTNPLTGKVMTGSSSGSCINVLLGINDFAIGTDGGGSVLAPAISCGLYSIMGKGLGLRGSIKRQSTDNIEFHPGLGIISNDLELCKEAVLNLIEGNKPVNNLKYKVAIPKNGTNILPSGIDMFDLIERIIQQSHLNLEVVEIKDQLPQERNTAISLIKDIFEEEVDLIITAEGPIDYYNLGDSVLGQWGKTGQQTQQNSGKYLVKVANMVNATALSIPTEELATSIVLIAPQGIPQGLKAIDFAEKISLLYKRPQLFNKYFFESYKNNNKGFLDNF, encoded by the coding sequence ATGGGAATAGATAACCTATTAGACCAAGTATTAAAAATATCTAAAGCAACGGACAAAGCACAAACTCAGCTCAACAAAACTGTAAACTATTACAGAAAAAGTATAATGGATGATGCTGTGAATACTTTACGAAAGAACCCAAAAGCCAACATAAAGCTCTTCGGTATAAAAGATACAAATCAAATACCAACAAGTTTTATAGAAAAATTGCAACAAACTGAAGGCTTTATATTCCACACGGTGGATACAATGGCAGAGGGAGGTAGGGCCATAGATATAAAGCTCACTAACCCCCTCACAGGTAAAGTAATGACAGGTTCATCCAGTGGAAGCTGTATAAATGTACTGCTAGGGATAAATGATTTTGCCATAGGAACAGATGGTGGCGGATCAGTACTGGCGCCTGCCATAAGCTGTGGACTATACTCTATCATGGGAAAAGGACTAGGTCTTAGGGGAAGTATAAAAAGACAATCCACAGACAACATAGAATTCCACCCAGGCTTAGGTATAATCTCCAATGACTTAGAGCTATGCAAGGAAGCAGTACTTAATTTAATAGAAGGAAACAAGCCCGTAAACAACCTTAAATATAAAGTGGCAATACCTAAAAATGGAACAAATATATTACCCAGCGGTATAGATATGTTTGACCTCATTGAAAGAATCATACAACAATCCCATTTAAATCTAGAAGTGGTAGAAATAAAAGATCAGCTACCCCAGGAAAGAAATACAGCCATATCCTTAATAAAAGACATCTTCGAAGAAGAAGTAGACCTTATCATCACTGCGGAAGGTCCCATAGACTACTATAACCTAGGTGACTCTGTACTAGGTCAATGGGGAAAGACAGGGCAACAAACTCAGCAAAACTCCGGAAAGTATCTTGTTAAAGTTGCAAACATGGTAAATGCTACAGCCCTTAGTATACCCACTGAAGAATTAGCAACATCCATAGTGCTAATAGCACCACAAGGAATCCCCCAAGGGTTAAAGGCAATTGATTTTGCTGAGAAGATATCACTTCTATATAAGAGACCACAATTGTTTAACAAATATTTTTTTGAAAGCTATAAAAACAACAACAAAGGATTTTTAGATAATTTTTAG